Proteins from one Aspergillus nidulans FGSC A4 chromosome VIII genomic window:
- a CDS encoding uncharacterized protein (transcript_id=CADANIAT00002105), producing MSTSELRELLFFKDADTLAFIDPPSYKPAWSLHPSCAQSIGHRIHSWKLLGSASPFLQAQFEQRTQERNIKRRGGLPDGIKYIIDLTPPSVEDEALLTISELSCPLGIRTWAYSQSRWILPEDLVGGSETQGDIKDQSGRLAEYSPERHRAGIVQVLRVLEGLEPKLDTPCKLWTFFAVAKLYGLASMPEISVRVREWVYEGNNRRLIEIYPEITYRLGKGIQCAHMMRDSYCVLVGEEALRLLRDCSTPAPRKRKTTVHGRPLGSLDDDDEQRVQYAGESLLGYVIEQFVELAGTEMRWLHRSEMFQNVLAYSPRTQYALETKENLISCLKDFVRTSIIVALSQRAKTRLLQNASQRPMSYPATDFLDVFNSLSLTERLMSRTFWTLLSDTRLSERDGSADVAVPWGASLASLGGEFGAFRGQHDAIIRRITKQELYSRVAAFNRLSLNTNLGSQPERHQHRYSRNEYNELTYGPDGHFSVPLFLQQAYYHRRAFIKRIFLQARDEMNYVIADTITSLTEQQYQFLPLWADGCDDGTGGVYANQVPLAEVDGFSAPGPSIHTGSAAPSATPSATPSVASFLESTVHGASHQATEGICSEVLSVSSELSLGTDGASIAGSPDIQAVDHELSFTLETSADDVDDDPFDTDTSDNTVVLDHGDLSELSEFEELDMQDGPAPNLPIRQKKA from the coding sequence ATGAGTACCTCAGAGCTCCGagagctccttttcttcaaggatgCCGATACCTTGGCTTTCATCGACCCCCCGTCCTACAAGCCAGCTTGGTCTCTACATCCCAGCTGCGCCCAGTCGATCGGCCACAGAATCCACAGCTGGAAGCTCCTAGGATCGGCATCTCCATTTTTGCAAGCGCAGTTCGAGCAGCGCACGCAGGAGCGAAACATCAAGCGCCGAGGAGGTTTACCAGACGGCATCAAGTACATCATTGACCTCACCCCGCCCTCGGTAGAAGACGAGGCCCTACTCACTATATCCGAGCTAAGCTGCCCACTCGGTATAAGGACCTGGGCCTATTCACAGTCGCGATGGATTCTACCGGAGGATCTAGTAGGCGGTTCTGAGACTCAGGGTGACATCAAAGATCAGTCCGGCCGTCTTGCTGAGTACTCTCCTGAGAGGCACCGCGCGGGTATTGTCCAGGTCCTAAGAGTATTGGAGGGCCTCGAGCCGAAGCTCGACACGCCATGCAAACTGTGGACGTTCTTTGCCGTAGCAAAGTTGTACGGGCTTGCATCCATGCCTGAAATTAGCGTCCGTGTTAGGGAATGGGTCTACGAGGGGAATAACAGGCGCCTCATTGAAATTTATCCGGAGATCACTTATCGATTGGGGAAGGGTATCCAGTGCGCCCACATGATGCGAGACTCTTATTGCGTCCTAGTCGGGGAGGAGGCTCTGCGGCTTCTGCGCGATTGTAGCACTCCGGCTCCCCGAAAGCGAAAGACTACAGTCCATGGAAGACCGCTGGGTTCGttggatgatgacgacgagcAACGGGTGCAATACGCCGGCGAGTCGCTCCTAGGCTATGTGATAGAGCAATTCGTCGAGCTAGCCGGGACCGAAATGCGCTGGCTGCACCGGTCAGAGATGTTTCAGAATGTTCTTGCCTACAGCCCAAGGACACAGTACGCATTGGAGACGAAGGAGAATCTCATATCTTGCTTGAAAGACTTTGTGCGGACTTCTATCATCGTGGCGCTTTCTCAGAGAGCGAAGACCAGACTTCTCCAGAACGCTTCCCAGAGACCAATGAGCTACCCAGCGACAGATTTTCTGGACGTCTTTAACAGCCTGAGCTTGACGGAGCGTTTGATGTCCAGGACCTTTTGGACACTTCTCAGTGACACACGACTTTCCGAGCGTGATGGCAgtgctgatgttgcagtGCCTTGGGGCGCTTCCCTTGCTAGTCTCGGCGGCGAATTTGGGGCTTTTCGTGGCCAGCACGACGCAATTATCAGGCGTATCACTAAGCAGGAGTTGTATAGCAGGGTCGCCGCATTCAACCGCCTTTCCTTAAACACTAACCTTGGATCTCAGCCTGAACGACACCAACACAGGTACTCTCGAAACGAATACAATGAGCTGACCTATGGGCCAGACGGACACTTCTCTGTACCTCTCTTCCTTCAACAGGCCTATTATCACAGGCGTGCATTTATCAAAAGGATATTTCTGCAGGCCCGAGATGAAATGAATTACGTTATCGCGGACACCATCACTAGTCTCACCGAGCAGCAGTATCAGTTTCTCCCTCTATGGGCTGACGGATGTGATGACGGCACTGGCGGCGTTTACGCCAACCAAGTACCGCTTGCTGAGGTAGATGGGTTTTCTGCCCCGGGACCTTCTATCCACACTGGCAGTGCTGCGCCGTCAGCTACGCCGTCAGCTACGCCGTCCGTCGCTTCGTTCCTCGAGAGCACAGTCCACGGCGCATCTCACCAAGCCACAGAAGGAATTTGTAGTGAAGTTCTGTCAGTCAGTTCAGAGCTCTCTTTGGGAACTGACGGGGCGAGTATAGCCGGTTCTCCGGATATTCAGGCTGTTGATCATGAGCTGTCATTTACGTTGGAGACGTCGGCGGACGACGTTGACGACGATCCTTTTGATACCGACACCAGCGACAACAcagttgttcttgaccatgGCGATCTTAGCGAGCTTAGTGAAttcgaagagctggatatGCAGGACGGCCCAGCGCCAAACCTTCCTATtaggcagaagaaagcttGA
- a CDS encoding uncharacterized protein (transcript_id=CADANIAT00002106) has product MSPQCTLPCSRHFHLHTETTSAKNYSSSCIAHRTTILAEHSVPGSSSTAASSLASIILPKISHEQSQKLTYTHERLFVHYISDSPSGPADTTTSEPSSYAPLSYIVVATAEQGRRIPFAYLLEMKRRFLSTYPPSNTDFASLPAYGCAAFNNELRGLLQTFNTAPPADSLASAKKEIDSVRDIMTENIERVLERGERIDLLVDKTDRLGGSAHDFRMRSRGLRRRMWWKNAKLMVLLGVVVVFLIYLFVGMGCGLPAWGRCVG; this is encoded by the coding sequence ATGTCACCTCAGTGCACCCTCCCATGCTCGCGCCATTTCCACCTACATACAGAGACAACTTCAGCTAAGAACTActccagctcctgcatcGCCCACCGCaccaccatcctcgccgaaCATTCTGTTCCTGGTTCCTCCTCAACTGCCGCATCCTCGCTagcctccatcatcctcccAAAGATCAGCCATGAGCAGTCTCAAAAGCTCACATACACCCACGAACGCCTCTTCGTGCACTACATATCCGACTCCCCCTCCGGTCCCGCCGACACCACAACCTCTGAACCGTCCTCCTACGCACCCCTAAGCTACATCGTTGTTGCAACGGCCGAACAAGGCCGACGCATCCCTTTTGCCTACCTCCTCGAAATGAAGCGCCGATTTCTGAGTACTTATCCGCCCTCCAACACTGATTTTGCCTCGTTACCCGCATACGGCTGTGCAGCGTTCAATAATGAGCTTCGGGGTTTGCTGCAAACGTTCAATACGGCGCCGCCGGCTGATTCGTTGGCCAGCGCGAAAAAGGAAATTGATAGTGTGAGAGACATTATGACAGAGAATATCGAAAGAGTGCTAGAGCGCGGGGAGAGGATCGATTTGCTAGTTGATAAGACGGATCGGTTAGGTGGGAGTGCGCATGATTTTAGGATGAGGAGTCGTgggttgcggaggagaatGTGGTGGAAAAATGCGAAGCTTATGGTGCTTTTGGGAGTGGTGGTTGTGTTCCTCATCTATCTATTTGTTGGGATGGGGTGTGGCTTACCGGCTTGGGGAAGGTGTGTTGGCTGA
- a CDS encoding 60S ribosomal uL24 domain-containing protein (transcript_id=CADANIAT00002107), with product MAVTNQAISSSRRKSRKAHFNAPSSVRRVIMSAPLSKELREKHNVRSIPIRKDDEVTIVRGTNKGREGKITSVYRLKWCVHVERVVREKSNGQSVPLPIHPSKVVITKLKLDKDREQILERISKGREAVKAKSA from the exons ATGGCCGTCACAAACCAGG caatctcctcctcgcgcCGGAAGTCGCGCAAGGCGCACTTCAACGCCCCCTCCAGCGTGCGCCGTGTTATCATGAGCGCGCCTCTGTCCAAGGAACTCCGTGAGAAGCACAAT GTCCGCTCCATCCCCATCCGCAAGGACGACGAGGTTACCATCGTCCGCGGCACCAACAAGGGCCGTGAGGGCAAGATCACCAGCGTCTACCGTCTGAAGTGGTGCGTCCACGTCGAGCGTGTTGTCCGCGAGAAGTCCAACGGCCAGAGCGTTcccctccccatccacccTTCCAAGGTCGTCAtcaccaagctcaagctcgaCAAGGACCGTGAGCAGATTCTGGAGCGCATCAGCAAGGGTCGTGAGGCCGTCAAGGCCAAGTCCGCGTAA
- a CDS encoding putative C2H2 finger domain protein (transcript_id=CADANIAT00002108), with translation MADKHLTWIDWPHNYAQYKSGQTAPRVEKNSNCNWRSPFYNFSNSNLQTLPNSNENTQSHHYPSDQQTEPYVQLEDVLSYPSYRWGPSPPREYQRQTPYAENSELPTTSLSQPSPKRGTGRQLLNTMPQSHSESEAANAANDAYSGPNAKRQRVEAPLIIQAPSQTSLEVASPAYSQVRTQPAVRNTHSGTDYNTPQTHNPLTSESTTQPAMQRMSQLVQRPGSQYLAPGETRPTTQAQSQSSESPAIAKQRVSQYALQEHSKAAPLALSSTRPRTIAQQLSWRNSPCASPQTAFQVLPTTVAPSTTQYTAQQHPQPVSRSVSQHSSPDQNPALLQIVALSDTQPKPPYTRLPELLPRTLTNIPQISRAAAQRNPKQASKPIVKSTAQRVSLHAAQATPQFPSQNTSQPGPSLTVKTATTSAQQHLAQNPYNQEATSTQPTQPISQPLPDIAQEPHSQPLGTRGKFAAYTFQADDLADRTFLRSRTDIVSPLNEADAAQKTAYNPKTIARDILIAAGRHPTEAHLNHHLDCLRSIFTQVEMNSDLATFRWDLVDPSEPSREMKIKSSTQSNPLQTNQTTAPHPAAQVALPVNNTFTPQQYPAQTQHNPPQSNLQQVQPPSPPSQQADLQYKPQPKQEVQPQVQLQRQQSLRSHDLQRGSQTPNTANSMEKKRRGRPPGSTNKPKVVVASAAPPQRTSSYPVFACRWGNCQSELHNLELLKKHIFKIHVSYQITCGWKGCTFTGTLPAAELMNHVKTEHLDSLAWKLGDGPAVLTSVDWDISAVPLTIPESYQPGTEDTLIFPAEYNSIRAFNRVHGNNSQLEKAHEVFKAVQRLKTQIGVGLDPGGCELATPLRNQRVSNDEDVYEVRPAS, from the exons ATGGCTGACAAGCATCTTACATGGATTGACTGGCCACACAACTATGCACAATATAAATCGGGGCAAACTGCCCCTCGCGTCGAGAAGAATTCGAACTGCAATTGGAGAAGCCCGTTCTATAATTTCTCAAATTCGAACCTACAAACATTACCGAACAGCAATGAAAATACCCAGTCTCATCACTACCCATCTGACCAGCAGACGGAGCCATACGTACAGCTAGAGGACGTTCTGTCGTACCCTTCATACAGGTGGGGGCCGTCACCACCTCGAGAATATCAAAGACAGACACCTTACGCTGAGAACTCCGAATTGCCCACTACTTCACTTTCACAGCCCTCTCCGAAGCGTGGAACTGgtcgccagctgctgaacaCAATGCCGCAATCGCATTCGGAATCGGAAGCTGCGAACGCCGCCAACGATGCCTATTCCGGCCCCAATGCTAAAAGGCAGAGAGTTGAGGCACCTTTAATCATACAAGCTCCTTCTCAGACTTCACTAGAAGTGGCGTCGCCGGCTTACTCGCAAGTTCGAACACAGCCCGCCGTACGAAATACCCATTCTGGCACAGATTACAATACGCCCCAGACTCATAACCCTCTTACTTCAGAGTCTACTACTCAACCTGCTATGCAGCGCATGTCACAACTAGTCCAGCGGCCAGGCTCTCAATATCTTGCGCCGGGTGAAACGAGACCTACGACACAAGCGCAATCGCAAAGTTCTGAGTCTCCAGCGATCGCCAAACAACGCGTCTCCCAATACGCACTGCAGGAACACTCGAAAGCGGCGCCACTAGCTCTATCAAGCACTAGGCCTCGAACCATCGCGCAGCAGCTTTCGTGGCGCAATTCACCATGTGCCTCGCCGCAAACCGCATTCCAGGTTCTTCCCACCACTGTCGCGCCTTCAACCACGCAGTATACCGCACAACAACACCCTCAACCAGTCTCGCGGTCTGTTTCGCAACACTCTTCGCCAGATCAAAATCCTGCTCTTCTACAAATAGTCGCATTGTCGGACACTCAGCCTAAGCCGCCATATACCCGTTTACCGGAACTACTACCTCGAACCCTTACAAATATTCCACAGATTTCTCGGGCTGCAGCTCAGCGGAACCCCAAACAAGCATCAAAGCCTATCGTCAAGTCTACTGCACAACGAGTCTCGCTACACGCAGCACAAGCTACCCCCCAGTTTCCTTCTCAAAATACTTCACAACCCGGACCTTCTCTAACAGTGAAGACTGCCACAACATCAGCACAGCAGCACTTAGCCCAGAATCCATATAATCAAGAGGCCACGTCTACTCAACCAACACAACCTATATCCCAGCCCTTACCGGATATAGCACAAGAACCTCATTCTCAGCCTCTTGGTACTCGTGGAAAATTCGCAGCTTACACATTCCAAGCCGACGACCTTGCAGACAGGACGTTTTTGAGAAGCAGAACGGACATAGTGAGCCCCTTGAATGAGGCAGACGCCGCACAGAAAACCGCCTATAACCCCAAGACGATTGCCCGGGATATCCTCATCGCTGCTGGTCGTCATCCCACGGAGGCCCACTTAAATCATCATCTGGATTGTCTGCGCAGCATATTTACTCAAGTCGAAATGAACTCCGACCTCGCTACGTTCCGATGGGATCTAGTGGACCCTAGTGAGCCGTCACGTGAGATGAAAATCAAGTCTTCTACTCAAAGCAACCCCCTGCAAACCAACCAAACAACCGCCCCACATCCCGCAGCGCAAGTCGCGCTGCCCGTGAACAACACTTTCACTCCGCAGCAGTATCCAGCCCAAACGCAACACAATCCACCGCAGTCAAACTTGCAGCAAGTCCAGCCGCCTTCCCCACCTTCGCAACAGGCAGATCTTCAATATAAACCTCAACCGAAACAGGAAGTCCAACCGCAGGTCCAGCTCCAGAGACAGCAGTCGCTGCGCTCGCATGATCTCCAGCGGGGTTCCCAGACACCAAATACTGCGAACTCGATGGAAAAAAAACGTCGTGGACGGCCACCTGGAAGCACAAACAAACCCAAGGTTGTTGTAGCTTCAGCCGCGCCACCACAGCGTACTTCGTCGTATCCTGTATTTGCGTGTCGTTGGGGTAACTGCCAGTCAGAGCTTCACAACCTTGAGCTGCTCAAAAAGCATATCTTCAAGATCCATGTTTCCTATCAGATTACCTGTGGATGGAAAGGCTGCACATTTACGGGGACACTGCCGGCCGCGGAGCTGATGAATCACGTCAAGACAGAGCATCTTGATTCTCTTGCGTGGAAGCTAGGCGACGGGCCGGCTGTGCTTACAAGTG TGGATTGGGATATCTCAGCGGTGCCATTGACCATTCCCGAATCATACCAGCCTGGAACCGAGGATACGCTAATCTTCCCTGCCGAGTACAACTCTATCCGCGCGTTTAATAGAGTCCATGGAAATAATTCGCAGCTGGAAAAAGCTCACGAGGTCTTCAAGGCAGTACAACGACTGAAAACACAGATCGGTGTTGGGCTGGATCCTGGGGGCTGTGAGCTAGCTACCCCTTTGCGCAATCAGAGGGTGAGCAATGACGAAGATGTCTATGAAGTACGACCAGCGTCTTGA
- a CDS encoding uncharacterized protein (transcript_id=CADANIAT00002109), which produces MGPGATAMEPSADTLDGYSMEGMMVANSSCYPIRTDCLTALTTIDLQAFWYNQIPFIL; this is translated from the exons ATGGGCCCAGGCGCAACGGCAATGGAACCTTCAGCCGACACTCTCGATGGCTATTCGATGGAGGGTATGATGGTTGCAAA CTCCTCGTGCTACCCGATTCGGACGGACTGTCTCACGGCGTTGACGACAATTGACCTCCAAGCCTTTTGGTACAATCAAATCCCCTTTATATTGTGA
- a CDS encoding Zn(II)2Cys6 transcription factor (transcript_id=CADANIAT00002110) produces MNEHYLPAKALTQQPRATGPSLLACLLCRHKHLKCDGATPVCSRCAATGAECQYTPSRRGYKGPSKKRRANPSSPEQLPADLAPSFDPNVGFYNVPVDWNALNPYPYVPSATLPASTSSGSSPQFTEQPGASQQVVTKNAPLTPESSSSLSNDGYLVDIYYQFFHPSHPILPPIKTLYHNRVPPYLEQVIKFVGSHFTPAASSETYRPGIMTTVMEQEGTLEKIQALLLLAIVLHSRNERDKAKDCLITAVDLAFELGLHTRDFATTMGGGNPLREECLRRTWWELFIIEAMLTALGLQKSPRTHHVPLEVPLPCEERIYQDGIEPPPPPTIAQFDERVFADEERDFSSYTYRIEAARILGRVVAIQDLVEGQQDQVESIDARITSFFHHLPESKAELLRPDGTVDEMMFQATMVVNGTAIYLHFPRSDLLSSPAVAAEVICGHHGPCSVPAFSHHSHAMKALKAASEISSLASIRMPVVKHTPFFICSLVMSSIVQLAACSVKAGQMPDPSRDRLALTIGVFKTLANTWAISQSIMRQIKAVARDVMDMGLRPTMAMDQIDLNTVLDNNGRFWLAEALPR; encoded by the coding sequence ATGAACGAGCATTATTTGCCTGCAAAGGCTCTGACTCAACAACCGCGGGCCACGGGTCCGtctcttcttgcttgtcTTCTATGTCGCCATAAGCACCTCAAGTGTGATGGAGCCACGCCTGTGTGTAGCCGTTGTGCCGCCACAGGTGCAGAGTGCCAGTATACCCCGTCGCGGCGAGGATACAAGGGCCCCTCGAAGAAGCGGCGCGCCAATCCTTCCTCACCTGAGCAACTACCAGCCGATCTTGCACCATCTTTTGACCCTAATGTTGGGTTCTACAATGTGCCTGTGGATTGGAATGCTTTGAATCCTTATCCATATGTGCCTTCGGCCACCCTTCCtgcctcaacctcctcggGAAGTAGTCCCCAATTCACTGAACAACCTGGGGCTTCGCAGCAAGTGGTCACCAAGAACGCACCTCTGACCCCTgaatcgtcgtcatcactTTCCAATGATGGATATCTTGTCGACATTTACTATCAGTTCTTCCACCCTTCGCACCCCATCTTGCCTCCGATCAAGACACTCTATCACAACCGTGTGCCACCTTACCTTGAGCAAGTCATCAAGTTTGTGGGATCTCATTTCACTCCCGCCGCGTCGAGTGAGACTTATCGACCCGGCATCATGACGACTGTTATGGAGCAGGAAGGAACGTTGGAGAAGattcaagctcttctcctACTCGCGATTGTGCTCCATTCGCGAAACGAACGGGATAAGGCCAAAGATTGCCTTATTACCGCAGTTGACCTGGCCTTTGAGCTCGGTCTTCATACTAGGGATTTCGCTACCACAATGGGCGGTGGTAATCCGCTTAGGGAGGAGTGCCTAAGACGTACATGGTGGGAATTGTTCATCATTGAGGCTATGTTGACAGCACTTGGACTTCAAAAAAGTCCTCGAACACATCATGTGCCCCTCGAAGTACCACTTCCCTGCGAGGAGCGGATATATCAGGACGGGATAGagcctccgccgccacccACGATCGCGCAGTTTGATGAGCGTGTCTTTGCCGACGAGGAGCGAGATTTCTCATCCTATACGTATCGAATCGAAGCGGCGCGTATCCTAGGACGTGTTGTGGCCATTCAAGACCTGGTTGAAGGCCAGCAGGACCAAGTGGAATCGATTGACGCCCGAATCACAAGCTTTTTTCATCACCTCCCTGAATCTAAAGCAGAGCTTTTGCGCCCCGACGGGACCGTTGACGAGATGATGTTCCAGGCGACAATGGTGGTGAATGGCACGGCGATTTACCTCCATTTCCCGCGTTCAGACTTGCTTTCATCGCCAGCCGTTGCGGCCGAAGTCATTTGCGGTCACCACGGGCCATGTTCCGTCCCGGCATTTTCACACCACTCCCACGCCATGAAAGCCCTTAAAGCAGCCAGCGAAATTTCCTCGCTAGCCTCCATCCGCATGCCTGTAGTTAAGCACACGCcgttcttcatctgctcgCTTGTTATGAGTTCGATTGTGCAACTTGCCGCCTGCTCAGTCAAAGCAGGGCAAATGCCAGATCCCAGCCGCGATCGCTTGGCGCTGACTATCGGAGTTTTCAAAACTCTGGCCAACACCTGGGCAATCTCGCAGTCGATTATGCGACAGATCAAGGCTGTCGCTCGGGATGTGATGGATATGGGCTTGCGGCCGACGATGGCCATGGATCAGATTGATTTGAATACGGTTCTTGATAACAATGGCCGATTTTGGCTCGCAGAGGCTCTTCCGAGGTAG
- a CDS encoding GMC family oxidoreductase (transcript_id=CADANIAT00002111) → MTIPEEVDIIICGGGSSGCVPAGRLANLDHNLSVLLIEAGESNLNNPWVYRPGIYPVNMKLDSKTASFYYSRPSEHLDGRQAVVPCANILGGGSSINFMMYTRASASDYDDFQAKGWTTEELLPLMKKHETYQRACNNPEIHGFEGPIKVSFGNYTYPIAQDFLRAAESQGIPVTDDLQDLKTGHGAEHWLKWINRDTGRRSDAAHAYVHSTRAKYSNLHLQCNTKVDKVIIEDGRAVGVVTVPTKPLDGKEPPRRIFRARKQIIVSGGTLSSPLILQRSGIGDSEKLRRAGVKPIVHLPGVGRNFQDHYLTFSTYRAKPDVETFDDFLRGDPKVQKRVFQEWNIKGTGPLSTNGIEAGVKIRPTQKELEEFKKWPTPDFVDGWETYFKNKPDKPVMHYSVISGWFGDHMLMPPGKFFTMFHFLEYPFSRGSTHITSPDPYAAPDFDAGFMNDKRDMAAMVWGYIKSRETARRMSSYAGEVTSMHPHFAYDSKARAEDMDLATTKAYAGPNHLSAGIQHGSWSHPLTPGKQPSPTTLSSNRFEARSELEYSKEDIAHIEKWGTQSSTIPSIPHTNIDVPVVPVQRHVETTWHSLGTCSMAPREGNNIAPHGGVVDERLNVHGVKGLKVCDLSICPDNVGCNTFSTALLIGEKCAVLTAEDLGYSGDALKMEVPEYHAPGEFLNLARL, encoded by the exons ATGACTATCCCCGAAGAGgtcgatatcatcatctgcgGCGGAGGCAGCTCGGGATGCGTCCCTGCCGGCCGTCTCGCCAACCTCGACCATAACCTGTCTGTGCTATTGATTGAGGCTGGCGAGAGTAATCTGAATAACCCATG GGTCTACCGTCCCGGTATCTACCCCGTCAACATGAAGCTCGACTCCAAGACGGCCTCATTCTACTACTCCCGGCCATCTGAGCATCTGGACGGGCGTCAGGCTGTTGTTCCCTGCGCGAACATCTTGGGTGGTGGTAGCTCCATTAATTTCATG ATGTACACCCGAGCTTCAGCCTCTGACTACGACGACTTCCAGGCCAAAGGCTGGACGACCGAGGAGCTGCTGCCTCTAATGAAAAAACATGAGACCTACCAGCGGGCCTGTAATAACCCAGAGATCCATGGCTTTGAGGGACCCATCAAGGTTTCATTCGGCAACTATACCTACCCGATAGCGCAGGACTTCCTGCGCGCCGCTGAGTCCCAGGGCATTCCTGTTACCGACGACCTCCAGGATCTGAAGACTGG CCACGGAGCGGAGCACTGGCTGAAGTGGATCAACCGCGATACCG GAAGACGCAGCGATGCAGCCCACGCCTATGTGCACAGCACGCGTGCCAAATACTCCAACTTGCATTTGCAATGCAACACCAAAGTCGACAAGGTCATCATCGAAGACGGCCGTGCCGTCGGAGTCGTCACCGTTCCAACCAAGCCCCTCGACGGCAAAGAGCCACCGCGTCGCATCTTCCGAGCGCGCAAGCAGATTATCGTCAGCGGCGGTACCCTTTCTTCACCCTTGATCCTGCAACGATCCGGAATTGGGGACTCGGAGAAGCTCCGCCGCGCGGGAGTCAAGCCCATCGTGCACCTGCCCGGCGTTGGCCGCAACTTCCAGGACCACTACCTTACGTTCTCCACATACAGAGCCAAGCCAGATGTCGAGACGTTTGATGACTTCCTTCGCGGAGACCCGAAGGTCCAGAAGAGAGTGTTCCAGGAGTGGAACATCAAAGGAACCGGACCGTTATCCACGAACGGTATCGAGGCTGGTGTGAAGATTCGACCAACTCAgaaagagctcgaggagttCAAGAAATGGCCGACCCCTGATTTTGTCGATGGCTGGGAGACATACTTTAAGAATAAGCCGGATAAGCCTGTTATGCACTACTCTGTTATTTCTGG CTGGTTCGGTGACCACATGCTCATGCCCCCCGGCAAGTTTTTCACTATGTTCCATTTCCTCGAGTATCCCTTCTCCCGGGGCAGCACACACATCACAAGCCCAGACCCCTACGCGGCCCCAGACTTCGACGCCGGCTTCATGAACGACAAGCGTGACATGGCCGCCATGGTCTGGGGGTACATCAAGTCGCGCGAGACAGCACGGCGCATGTCCTCGTATGCCGGCGAGGTGACAAGCATGCACCCGCACTTTGCGTACGATTCAAAGGCGCGCGCGGAGGACATGGATCTCGCGACGACGAAGGCATATGCGGGACCGAATCATCTTTCTGCGGGCATTCAGCACG GCTCCTGGTCTCACCCACTAACCCCCGGTAAACAACCCAGCCCAACAACCCTCAGCTCCAACCGATTCGAGGCCCGCAGCGAACTCGAGTATTCTAAAGAAGACATTGCACATATCGAGAAATGGGGTACGCAATCGTCCACTATTCCTTCTATTCCTCATACTAACATTGACGTCCCGGTTGTTCCAGTTCAACGCCACGTCGAAACAACCTGGCACTCTCTGGGCACATGCAGCATGGCCCCGCGCGAGGGAAACAACATTGCGCCCCACGGCGGCGTCGTCGACGAGCGGCTGAACGTGCATGGCGTTAAAGGACTGAAGGTCTGCGACTTGTCTATCTGCCCCGATAACGTGGGCTGCAATACATTTAGCACGGCGCTACTTATTGGAGAGAAATGCGCTGTCCTCACTGCTGAGGATCTAGGGTATAGTGGGGATgcactgaagatggaggTTCCAGAGTACCATGCTCCTGGAGAGTTTTTGAATCTTGCTAGGTTGTAG